GATCAGCCGCGTGGCGCCCTTGACCGCGACCACGGCGGGAATGCCGAACTCCCGCGCCACGGTGGCCGCGTGCGAGAGCAGACCGCCGGTCTCCACCACCACGGCCGCCGCGGGCACGAACAAGGGCGTCCAGGGCGCGTCGGTGAAGGGCGCGACC
This genomic window from Dehalococcoidia bacterium contains:
- a CDS encoding PEP-utilizing enzyme, which gives rise to VAPFTDAPWTPLFVPAAAVVVETGGLLSHAATVAREFGIPAVVAVKGATRLIKTGQLVTVDGSTGQVTVAG